The sequence CTTGTTTGCAGGTACCTGATACTGAATCCAAGGGACAAGAAGAGCGGCGACGACAAGGAGTACGTCTCCCTTATGCTTGTGCTGGCGAGCAGCTCAGTGAAGCCTGATACTATCGTAGAGGCCTCTTTCAAGTTGCTGATATATGATCAGTCGTACGGAAAGCACAGCGAGCAACAAGGTAAAATAGGAAATTATTTCTTACAACCTCTAATGTTTCTGtgttttcatttttgtttccCCCCCTCCAAAATCATTTGTGGTTTCATACATGCTGTTTCTGAAGACAAGAGATAAATTTTCCTTTCAACTATTGTATGCGCAGTTAGCCACAACTTCCAGACTGCAAGCACAAGCTCCGGGGCCTCATGCATGATTCCCCTCAGAACACTAGAGAAACGGTCCTCTGGGTTTGTCGTCGACAACAGCTGCGTCTTCGGCGTCGAGTTCACCAAAGTCGCCACTGCCAAAGCCAACACGACGTCAGAAACGCTGTTTGTCCAGAAGACGAATATCTTCAACGAGGCCAAACCTTACACCTGGGACGTCGAGGACTACTTCGCACTGAAGAACCCGGGCTACTCTCCGGGGTTCGATGTCGGAGGATACAAATGGTGATAGCATCTTCAGCCTGCAATGCTTGACATGACTGAGTGATGCAGTTTCATCTGATCTTTCTTACGTTAAAAACTGGCCATTAGAGACTACAGTGGTTGTTTTATACATCATCAACTGAATTGTACTATGTTTTCCAATTTGCAGGTATATCATTATGTATCCATCTCGCGATGGGAACCACCTCTCCTTGTACCTTTACATGAACAAGACCAGTAAGCTCCCCAAGGACTCTGCGAACCTGGTGGAATTTACCTTATCCATCAAAGACCAGGAAAATGGCAAGCACTGGAAGTTAAGAGGTTCGCCTTGTAGCAGAAATTTGCTCGATGGACAGAGTCCAGATGCAAAATTATCATCATTTATTCTCGACTTGTTTTTGTTGGGAAGTGCAGGCAGGTGCCAGTTCTCAGAGAATGCTCGTACCTGGGGATGGAAGAAGTTCATTTCGCTGGAGCATTTCAAGGACTCGTCGAATGGATATCTCGTGAAGACCAAGTGCTGCGTTGAAGCTGAGGTTGCAATCGTTGGTTCCTCCAAGATGGAATAGGGTGTCGTTGCATATGTGGACTGAATCGCAATAGCGCAGTGGTTGTGAATGTGTTTTGCGTGTGTTTGTTTGCTTGTTCGTGCAAGATACCGAAAGTGTGTAAAATAGCAAATAAAGGTTCGGCGTCGGCCATGAACATGTTGCTCAGTTTGCCTGTCATGTCTTGTTGGTGTAGTTTCATCTACCAACAACCGCCATCTATTGAAGCCTGAAATTCTCGATCCCATTTCTGATGATGAATGTGTAGATTTGTGAGAGCTGATGAATGTGTAGTTCTATGTAGAATTAGCTGTTTACAACCTTCGCTGTCACCATGACACAATAGGCCAGGCGTCTGCTTGCGCATGAATTTGATTTTCTGAACAAATCAGTCCTTTAGGCTCCATTTGTCAAAGATTCCACAAATTGATATACCAACCTTCGTTTTCGCGTGAGATTTTAATCGCTAAAATTACGCAACTCAAGGGTGTACCTTTAGATTATAGCACACACCCGTGCAACTGATGATGGAATCAACAAAGTTGACTTCTCAGATGAGTAGATGACTGTATGACACATATACACAGACAAGATTGATAAGCATAGATGAACTGTTTGCTGCCTAGTCGTTAGGTAATAGAGAAGTTGACCTGGACTTCTGAGGTTATTAGCCAGTGACATAAAAGATTTAATATGGGCAAAAGTTGTTAGACTTGTACTGTTTCTCAGTTTCAAGCCATCCAATGCTAGGCAATTTCCTGTGGCGTTGACCTCTGGCCTTTGGCGTGTGTCCTAGTCTGAAAGAAGGAACCTCGCCTCATTTCTAGGTATTTCTGGAACACTTACACTGAATTCTACATATGACTACTCTTAAAAAGAATTCTACATATAACGTGCAATAACGCCGGCTTGTACTGAAGCAAGATCAATCAGACTCTTCAAACAAGCAATCATGGGTGCCTGTTCCTCGTCTTGCGGTAACATCGAATTTGCGCTGTTTTTCTGCTTTCTTCTATTATTTTTAGCTGATATTATGATACTTGATATGATCCCTTACTGTCTCGTTTGTGGTTTCAGTAGGAAAAACCTTAccgtaaataaaatttatcggAGGTCACCAGTAAACCCGATTTCTCATAGATATCGGATTTACCGgacaaattaaaatatatatatttttttaattttttggcATGATTTCCCTATAATTTGTTTCCAATCCATTTAACGTCACAAATTACacataaaaacaaagaaataagataATATCACAAACTCATAACACATTAGAAATGTTCAATACATCAATCGTAACAATATCATCCTTCATGCAAAAGTTGTTGGATATGTTTAAGCAAAATGATGAACATAGACTAAATTATACATCAATCACATTACAAAATATAGTAGTCCCCTTAAGAACCAACAAAACATTCACATAAGCATTCACCAATAAGGTTGAGACATCTTCTCCTTCGAGGCTTGCACCACTACAAATATTAACATGTAAAATGTTCAAAATGTAGTCACAAAATCAAATCTCAAAGCAATGTTTGCATATGAATTACCTTTTAACATTGATAGATGCTCTTGAGCATAGCTAGCTTCTTCTTATTCCTAGTGACTCACTCATGGAGTTGCACAACCAATCCATAATTGGGTTATCCTCATCATATAGAGTAACATCCATCATCATACTACATGGATCAAACTCCTTTGAATGCTTTGCATACTGGCTTCAAACTGTTGGATGTGCAGCTTCAAATTGTAATGCACATACACCAACTTATGCAACTTCTCATAACCCATCTGATTTCTCATTTTGGTATGAACCAAAGAAAATGTACTCTAGTTTCGCTCACACCCACTAGAAGATATGCATTGTGAAATGATGCATTGTGCAAGCTTTTGTAATTCTTTATATTGTCCTCCATATTGAGCCCACCAATCAGCTATAATGAAATACAAATGGTAACTAAATTTATAGTGATAATAGCTAAAGTAAGCAAACATGCAATATCACCAATATGTATATTTGCTCATACGTCCACCAAGTGCTGAGCATCaagcctcctctcctccaaatAACCCTCTCTTTGAACTAAAGAAAGCAAATTATTCAATTGCAACCGCTGCTTTTGAAGGTGATCCTGCAATCTTCTTTAATGCTAATGTTACAACAAATCTAGAACTTGGCTTTTGTGTAAATTTTGTCTTGTACAGGGCATCTGGATCAAGTGTGGTAGCTAAGAAGGCAAAAAAGATTGGCAATATTAGAAAATTAGAAtgtataaaaaaacaaaaatttatcCTACATATTCATTAGTCCTCAGTAATTACCTGCAAGCATGAGAGTATTATTAACAAGATATTTATGTCTCCTGTTGATTACTTCCGTCAACCTCTCTAGGAGATTTGGTTTATGACCTAATTTAGCACGTGTTTCATCTAATGCATTTAACATCTTCGGAAGGAATCTAGATATAGTTTCATTCTTTTGCTGATCAGCGAAGCGAAGTACCAAAAATATTGGCATGACATCTTTCAACACCAACTCTATGTCATTCCATCACCGCCTATTTGTCAAACAATCATATGTGGAAGCGTGAGCCTCTTCATTTCTCCATTCACTATTCTTCCACTCATTAGAAACCATCCATGCTTTGAATTTGTCCTGCTTATCCCAAAAACTCTGCAAGAATATGAAAACTGTGCCAAACCTAGTGGCATTCCACCGAATCAACTCTCCACCTATCTTCTCTCTCATCATAGCATCAAGCctgaaaatatagaaaacaaaTAAGTGCATATGTACAAGTGTATTAAATATCAAATACTCAATTGTACAAGTATTACCTTTTATGGTTATAGAAGAATCTGCATATTTTCTTTGCACTATTCACTACTTCCACAACCTCATCAAAACGTCCTATGTCCTTCAGCATCAAATTGATAGTGTGAGCTACACATCGCTGCCATGTAATATGTGAATACTCAACAATGAGTTGTTGGCATGCTTTCTTGTAATTGAACCATTATTTGTCACAATTTGAACAATAAATTTGGCCCCAATCTCCTCAACAACCACCTGTTTAATGCAATTATAAATAAGTTCTGCATTTTGGATATAACCAATTGCATTCACTGACTTATGAAACAACATGCGCTATTGTAAACGATCATAAAGTtaatgattgacatcatggtAGGACCTGTCCATGAATCACATATTATGGTAATTTCATATTGCCCCCAATCTTCCTTAAAATTAGCCATGTAAACCTCTAACTCATCATAATTCATATCCAACAATAGACCATCTATGTATTTTCCTGACGGGATATGCACTCCCTCTCGAAGCTGTTGAGCCAATTTAATGGCTGCTCTAAAGTAGGGGCAATTCGCTTTTCTTTCAGGAATATCATTAGCATGAAACCACTTTGCCAAAGCTTTCCCAAGTTTATCCTTGCTATCCCCCCTAAGCATAATATCCACCCGAGGCTGTGAGGACATTCTACTATGACTCAAATCGATATCAAATGGAGCTTTGAAATACTTGGACTTCGACGGAACCTATCAAGTGTAGTTTGACTAGAGCAACTTGCATTCACACTACCACTATCACTTGCTCTACTAAATTGCGGAGTGTTGCAACCTTGCATGCCAAGATCCCTTAATGACTCTCTCATTGCCATCTATATCTGCTCCTCTTCAtcaaaaggaatattagttgtcCTCCTACCTATCCCATAATCATTCTTTGTAAGTGTCTTTTCAACAAAGAGCCGATGCTCCTTGGTTTCCTTCCTCTTTTGTTTCCCTAGTGCCACTTGAGTCAACATTATCTCAATATTTTTTTGGCACATTTGTGCATGGAACTACATCCCCTTCTAATCCACCTAGATGATGGAATCTTAAACGGGTCGAACCTCCACCCTTGTTGGTAACAGGGTAGTAACCGCACTTGAAGCCAGCACCCCACTTCTCACCATGACTCCATGGATTCTCAATGCATCCTAATATTTGCATCTGTCTCCCTGCAACAAAAGAAATGGAAAACTTGTAACAACCAAGTACAACAAAGCAATTCCCACTAAATTACTTAACCTCATTCAAAATTTACAATAACTAAATTGCCACATTATTCGCTTGATTTAGTGACCACTGTTGTGCCCGTGTTGCCGCCATCAATAGACGACCCACTGGCACCAATGACATCCTTCCCCTTGCTCCTGCCATGGTGGTCCCTCTCACCCTCCATCTATTGAGGTTGTATATATATAGCAGATGCTCAATGGAAATTCTAGGTATCAACCAAATTAAGATCCTTCAATTATCTTCTGGGGAGGGAGGATTTGCATAGTCAAGGCATGCATTAATATAACTGGAAAGTAAAATAAACTTAAATAGGAAGTAACAGACAAATGCTGACATATATATGAATGACAACAGAATAACAATTGGTATCTGTTTCACTCAGCAACCTACCAACTAAATAAACTTTTGGAAGTCCTTTTGGGCAATCACTTCAATTATTCATAGTGAGCATATCCGAACTAGTAATTTTAGCCCACATAGCTAGCTGTCCCAACATCGTAGAAACAACAATTCTTCAAGGCACCtaaaaagttcaaatttaaatagtaGTGAATGGTAAGTCAACACTGAACAAGGACAAAATTAATCATGTGAGTCCAGAAACAAACAAAATCAGAACATCCTGGTGAATATAATTTGGTTAGGGACACATGCAGTCATGAGGATAGATCAGTTcctgttaaaaaaaatcaaaacacttAAGCAACCTGTCATTGGTGCCCACTACAAAGACACCTCTTTTCCCTTATCTAAAAAACAAAGACACCTCTTTGATATGCATTATTGCATTGCAAATTTCCATTCATAACGCATgggtcatgcatgcatgcatgcaaatacTGATATGCTAATTTCTGAACACCTAAAGACACATGAATTAATTAATCATCACACACTGTGACCACACTTGGGCAGGAGCGGGCGGGACGTGGATACTAGCCAGGGAAGGCGCGTCGTCGGGCGTAGAGATGCGTTGTTGGAGCGAGGCGGTGGCCTACGGGCCATCGGGCTCGCGTCGGCCTGCTAGAGCCTAGAGGCCGAGGTGCGGAGCTCCGGCGCGTGGAGGCTTCCCGGAGGTGAAGGCGTAGAGCAGGTGCGGAGCCACGGAGGAGGCAGAGGCACACAGGTGGCGGCAGGCCGACAGCTAGTAGTGCGAGAGCTCGGTGCTAAGAACGGGATGGACGATTGGGCGCTGGGACAGAGCAcctaacctttttttttttggatcagGCTGCACACGGGATCTGGTTGGGCCGACTGGCGGTAAAATGAATATttggccaattttttttttgtccaatTGGTTTTTTTTTACCAGGGGCCACCGATAAGTTTTTCCCTTGTTTCAGGTCGATACCAAGGGAAGAACCAGAAATCCGCAAAGGTTGTGGCCGTGCCATCTTCTCCGGCGATGGAGATCGGTGTACAACATGAGGCTACTAATGGAAAGTACAGTTCCTCTGCTGTTGCCTCACCTGAGATGGAAGAGAAGAGTAAGTTCAAATGGAGGATCGATGGCTTCTCCTCGCTTCTTGCCAAGAAAAAAGGATGGACCAACTCTGGATATTTTGAGATCAAGGAGCTTAAATGGTAATCTACCATATTGTTCCTTCTGTTACCGAGTTATCACAACATTTTCTTGTCCATCTTCAGTAGAATATTTTGATCCCGTTTAGTTTTTTGTCAGAAGATAAAAATGTTGTCATGAGCAGTCTTTCTCCTCTGTGTGTTGACCTATTTGTAGGTACCTGCAGTTGAACCTAAAGGACCAAAAGAGTGGCGATAAAAGAGAACATGTTTCCCTTAACCTTGTGCTATCGAAAACTTCTGATCTGAGACCCAACATCCATATCGAAGCATCGTTCAAGCTCTTGATATACGATCAAGCATACAGAAAGCACATTGAACATAAAT is a genomic window of Phragmites australis chromosome 24, lpPhrAust1.1, whole genome shotgun sequence containing:
- the LOC133907501 gene encoding uncharacterized protein LOC133907501 — translated: MGNSSSRGRSKTGQGHGSKVAPSSPAPAEQSQETTFKWSIDGFSSLLDKGEGWTYSRVFEIMGHSWYLILNPRDKKSGDDKEYVSLMLVLASSSVKPDTIVEASFKLLIYDQSYGKHSEQQVSHNFQTASTSSGASCMIPLRTLEKRSSGFVVDNSCVFGVEFTKVATAKANTTSETLFVQKTNIFNEAKPYTWDVEDYFALKNPGYSPGFDVGGYKWYIIMYPSRDGNHLSLYLYMNKTSKLPKDSANLVEFTLSIKDQENGKHWKLRGRCQFSENARTWGWKKFISLEHFKDSSNGYLVKTKCCVEAEVAIVGSSKME